From the Bacillota bacterium genome, the window CAACTTGGTCTCTTGTCCTTTACGCCGGAATTATGGGACCCTGTAGGACGGGCCGCTCCCGAAGAAAAAGTCGACCCCTTGAAGAAAAAGACTAGCGCGGACTGGCGCAAGTTAGAGCTTAAACTACTGCAATGGAACGACCGAGAGCTTGCCGGTGAAGGCTTTGTGCCTTGGCGTGAATTTTCGCATCCTCAATTTGGCAAGGTGGAGCTAGGTGGCTGGAAGATCAAGGCTTGTCGGCAAAACGCACCCTTGCACCTTCTCAAGGGCGAGTGTCACCGCATGACCCTGTTTGCATTGGCATATGCACAGGCTCTGCCAGAGGTGCAAATTGATGAAATCAAGGTAGAAAAAGTAGCAGATAGTATGTACAGTGTGCATGCTGTGGTTTCGAATCGAGGGTATCTTTCGACCAATATTACTGAGCAGGCCAAAAAGCAGCAAGCGGTGCGCACGGATATAGTTCGTCTTGAATATCCACCTGAGGCCCTACTTATTAATTGCGAACATCAGTATGAAATTGGCCACTTGCAGGGTTATCATGCGGGGCAACAGATGTGGTTCTACCATGTCGCGCCCCCGCAAAAGGGCATGGTGCGCGTGAAGTGGAACGTGCGTACTAGTCTGCCTAGCACCTCGGTCACAGTGCAGTTAATCTCGCAAAGGGGAGGCACCCGTAGTCAGACTGTGACTCTCTGCTAGGGTTAACCGGTACTAGTTGTACGCGCGGCTTGCTTTTTATTGGCATTGTCCTTTCGTATAGCGCTTTTTGCCGTCACATATACTACTTCTGAATAAGAAGGGAGTGTGACCTTTTGGAAGTGCTGTCGATTGGCGTCACCGCTCCCACAACCTCCTTGCGCCACAGGCTGATTCGCGAACTTAAATTCCTCCTTGATGAAGGTGTAGCTGTAGATATACAAGAATCACGCGGTAGTTCATATCATAAGATGACCCTCTCCTTAGCGGCCGCTCCGCGCAGTGGTTTTTCCGTGGGAGATTTGCTTGGGCTAGGTAGGCAGTACGCGGCACATGTTTTGGCGGAGTACTTGCTTGAGGAGAGGGAGCAGCATCTTCTTCGGCAGCTAGTGGACAAGGACTGTAAGGGCTATGCAAGTGAGGAGCAAGCGAGGATACTCGCTTTGGCGCACAAGATTTTGCGCGGCGAGGGCAGAGTGCAACTGGGCAGGCACGCCAAGTTGCGCGAGAGACTCCGCGAGTTTTTGGAGAATCATCGCCATATCAACCCCGAAGGTTTTCTCCGTTTTCGCTGGCCACACTATTTTGAGGATCTGCGCCAAGTTGTGGCCCGGGCAGTTGACGAATATGCCGCAGAGAGGGAGTACCTGGAGTTTGTACGTCTTCTGCGTTACTTTGTCGAGATTCAAGAGCCGAAACTACCTTTAGTGCATGTTTCGGCCGACGCCAATGGCTTTTGCCAAGTGTATGACGCTACTTTTCGGCAGCTGTACCATGAATACCTGGGCAGCTTTGACGAGGAAGATGACCACGACGTCAGCTACGAAGACCTTGTCATTAGCGCGCTCATTACCATGGCACCCCGCCACATCATACTGCACCGCCACGGTTCGAGCAGAGCTGGGATGTATAACACCATTCGTCATATTTTTGACGCCCGAGCCACAGATTGTCACAGCTGCGAACTGTGCTTATCAAGTACGTCCTCTCCGCGGGAGAGTTCACCTTAAGTTCTTATCGTACAGCAGATATACGTAGTCGCTAGACAGATATGGAGGCCCAGCATGCCAAAGTTGCCCAGGGATTTATGGATAATTTTTATTTCCCTGCTATTTTTTTCTTCGGGACTCGGTCTCTACAGTGTTATTATGCCCGCCTACATCCGTGACCTCGGCGCCTCGTCGCTCGAGCTCGGACTGCTTGGTTCGCTAGCCATGGCTGTTAGCACCGCAGTCGCCTTGCCCGGGGGCATGTGGGCGGATCGTTTTGAACGCAGAAAGCTTATGATCATAAGCTGGGCCATGTGTATTCCAGTGCCACTGATTTTCGCCTTGGCAGAGCACTGGCTTTGGTTGATTCCTGGTTTTGTGCTATTTAATCTCTCGATGTTCAGCAATGCAGCCATGCAATCATACATTGCGTCAAAGTGCCCCCCTGAGACCCGTAGTTTTACCTTTACACTAGTGCACACGGCCTTTCCAATTGGCATGATTATGGCGCCTACCATGGGGGGTTTTTTAGCCGAGCAGTGGGGCATACGGTCTGTTTTCTGGGTAAGCCTGGCCTTTTACAGTATTTCTACCTTGGTTTTGACGCAGTTGTCGCCTAGCTACCCCGTAGGATCTAGAGCTAGGGTGGCAGTAGTGCTCGACCCCCGTTCATATCCCCGCCCGTTTTGGCAACTTGTGTTGACGTTTTCTTTAGTGTGGTTCATCATTTCCATACCGATGTCCTTCAATACCCCCTTTTTGCAGGATGTGGCGCGCTTTGACCTGTTGACCATCGGATTTCTAGGCTCTGTGGCCGCTATTGGCGGAGCTACTCTGACCCCTTTTATTGGTCGGGCTGCAGATAGCAGGGGGACTTGGCGCATACTAGCGCTCTGTTTATTTGTGCTCGCGTTGACCTTCATAGTGCAGCTCTATACTTCCGTTGTCAGTATTCTAGTTGTAGCTTTTTTCGTCCGTGGGGGCACAAACGTTGTTATGTCGCTCATGACGGCCTTAGTTACGGGGGCCGCGGATCCTAAGTCTATGGGGATGAGCTTTGCCCTTTACAACATGACGGGTGGGCTGGCCGCCACCTTGTCTCCCTACGTAGCTGGTTGGTTGTATGCCCGCCACCCTTCGTTTCCTTTTGTGGCGACCATCGTATTGGCAGTTTGTTTGGGGCTCTACTTTGTGGGGAAGGCGCAACCATCTAAGCACGAAAGCGGTGCCGCGAGCTAGATTTCGCACGGACAGCCATGCGGAACTAAGACATATGTATAGGTGTGGACTTGACTTTCCTAGAGAGCAATGCGTACAATAAATAAGAGTGAATATCATTCTCAAAATACGCAAACTTGAAAGGAGAGTTGCTCATGGGAATTAGACTGCGGGCTGCCCTAGCATGGGGCTTGATTACGGTCTTATTAGTGAGTTTTAGCATTGGTGTGGTGGATTCTGCCGCGCGAGCAATTGTAGTGACTGTCGACAATCGGCCGGTCGTTTTTGACGTTTCGCCAGAGATTGTGCGAGGACGAGTGATGGTGCCTATTAGGTCTATCGCGGAGATGCTTGGTGCAACGGTAAGCTGGGACGAAGTAAGCCGGACGGTACATATTCGTAAGAGCGCCACTAGTATCTCGCTGGAGTTAGGTGCGGCTGTGGCGCGTGTTGATGGGCAAGTAGTAGAACTTGATGTTCCGGCATTCGCTACTAGGGGACGCACTCTAGTTCCCTTGCGCTTCATTGGTGAAGTGCTAGGGTACGGCGTAACTTGGCATGAGCGCACCGCTCGCGTAGCTGTCATGACTAAGCTCAGCAGGCTCAACATGCTTGGTCCGATTGCTCCCCTCACTTTTCCCTTTTATCGTTTGGGCGAGGGGCAAATCGCTGCCTCTATGGCGCAGCAAACGCAAGTCCATATCGCGCGTACGGTCGATATGTTGAGGGCCCAGGCTATTGACCCGGGCATGCACTTTGCTGCTTTGCCTACCTACGTTGCCGCTAATCTTTACAACCGGGGCGTCAACCTTAGGCTGGTCAATGTTGCCATTTGGGGAAACCTCTACATAGTCGGCCTCGAGGGGCTTCCCGTACGCTCGTTAGCCGATCTTAGAGGGCGACGCCTCGTTATCCCCTCGCGGGGAGATACCCCCGATCTCGTTTTCCGTTTCTTAGCGGCAGGGAAAGGGCTTGACATTGCTAGGGACCTGCAGATCGATTATGTTCCCTCACCGATGGAGGCAGCAGCTTTGTTAGCGACAGGGCGGGCTGACCTAGCAGTTCTGTCGGAGCCTGCTGCAACTACAGCGCTGATGCGAGCCCAACAGGAAGGCAGGCGCTTAACGCGGCTGATTGAATTGCGCACAGTGTGGGGAGAAGTTACAGGTTCGCCTACACGTATCCCGCAAGCGGGCATTGTGGCCTTGCCTGCAGTCGTCGACCGCAACGACTTGATTCAAGCCTTCAGTGACGCTTACGATCAAGCAGCGCTGTGGGCTACTGCTAACCCAAATGAAATGGGCGCCTTAGCCGCGCGCGGAATAGAAGGCTTGCAGGGGCCGGCTGCAGCTAGTTCTTTGCAGTTTTCTGCGTTTCGAGTTATACCGGCGCGCGATGTTAGGGAAGAGATAGAGCTGTATTTCACCACCTTGCAGCAGATGTCTCCAGACATTATCGGCGGGAGATTACCAGAT encodes:
- a CDS encoding MFS transporter, whose protein sequence is MPKLPRDLWIIFISLLFFSSGLGLYSVIMPAYIRDLGASSLELGLLGSLAMAVSTAVALPGGMWADRFERRKLMIISWAMCIPVPLIFALAEHWLWLIPGFVLFNLSMFSNAAMQSYIASKCPPETRSFTFTLVHTAFPIGMIMAPTMGGFLAEQWGIRSVFWVSLAFYSISTLVLTQLSPSYPVGSRARVAVVLDPRSYPRPFWQLVLTFSLVWFIISIPMSFNTPFLQDVARFDLLTIGFLGSVAAIGGATLTPFIGRAADSRGTWRILALCLFVLALTFIVQLYTSVVSILVVAFFVRGGTNVVMSLMTALVTGAADPKSMGMSFALYNMTGGLAATLSPYVAGWLYARHPSFPFVATIVLAVCLGLYFVGKAQPSKHESGAAS
- a CDS encoding ABC transporter substrate-binding protein; translated protein: MGIRLRAALAWGLITVLLVSFSIGVVDSAARAIVVTVDNRPVVFDVSPEIVRGRVMVPIRSIAEMLGATVSWDEVSRTVHIRKSATSISLELGAAVARVDGQVVELDVPAFATRGRTLVPLRFIGEVLGYGVTWHERTARVAVMTKLSRLNMLGPIAPLTFPFYRLGEGQIAASMAQQTQVHIARTVDMLRAQAIDPGMHFAALPTYVAANLYNRGVNLRLVNVAIWGNLYIVGLEGLPVRSLADLRGRRLVIPSRGDTPDLVFRFLAAGKGLDIARDLQIDYVPSPMEAAALLATGRADLAVLSEPAATTALMRAQQEGRRLTRLIELRTVWGEVTGSPTRIPQAGIVALPAVVDRNDLIQAFSDAYDQAALWATANPNEMGALAARGIEGLQGPAAASSLQFSAFRVIPARDVREEIELYFTTLQQMSPDIIGGRLPDARFYWQPD
- a CDS encoding putative sporulation protein YtxC, yielding MEVLSIGVTAPTTSLRHRLIRELKFLLDEGVAVDIQESRGSSYHKMTLSLAAAPRSGFSVGDLLGLGRQYAAHVLAEYLLEEREQHLLRQLVDKDCKGYASEEQARILALAHKILRGEGRVQLGRHAKLRERLREFLENHRHINPEGFLRFRWPHYFEDLRQVVARAVDEYAAEREYLEFVRLLRYFVEIQEPKLPLVHVSADANGFCQVYDATFRQLYHEYLGSFDEEDDHDVSYEDLVISALITMAPRHIILHRHGSSRAGMYNTIRHIFDARATDCHSCELCLSSTSSPRESSP